The following DNA comes from Pelagicoccus enzymogenes.
TCGTCGTCTAGCTCAGCCCTTAGACAACCCAATTACCTCGTACCGGACATGCTAAACCTCCCAGAAAACATCTCCCGTTCCCTGCGGAACGGTCTTATCTGTACCCTTGTCTTTTTTGCCGCCAACGTTGGATACGCATTAGGCGATGCGTCCTACGTGACGCGGAGCAAGGAAAGCTCAGGCCTGCAACTGGCCGCCCATGGCAAGTTGATCGACCTCTATGTGGACTCCGAGGACCATTGGGGCCTCGTCCGCGCCGTCGGCGATTTACAAGCTGACTTCGAAAAGGTTACCGGAACGCAGCCCAAGCTCGAGCACTCGCCGAGCAAGCTTGGAAAAACGGCGGTCATCGTCGGTACGATCGGTAAGTCTGCCCTCATCGATCGACTGGTCTCGGATGGCAAAATCGATATTTCTGAGGTGCGAGGGAAATGGGAAGCCTACCACATCGAGCTCGTCGACCAGCCCGCCAAAGGCTTGCAAAAGGCCCTCGTAATCGCTGGCAGCGACATGAGGGGCGCGATCTTCGGAGTCTACGACCTCTCCGAACAGATTGGCGTATCGCCCTGGCACTGGTGGGCGGATGTCCCCGCTACCAAGAGCTCCACGCTCTGGGTCAAAAACGGCACCCGAATCCAAGACGCTCCCAAGGTTCAGTACCGAGGCATATTTCTGAATGACGAAGCGCCCGCGTTGACCGGTTGGGTGCATGAGAACTACGGCAACTACACGCACGAGTTTTACGTCCATGTATTCGAGCTATTGTTACGGCTCAAATCCAACTTTCTATGGCCGGCCATGTGGAACAACGCATTCGCCGACGACGACGAGCAAAACATGATCTTGGCGCACAAGTACGGAATTGTCATGAGTACCTCGCACCACGAGCCGATGATGCGAGCAGACAAGGAATGGGACCGCCACGGGGAAGGTCCTTGGGACTACGCTCGCAACCCCGATCGCCTAGATGCCTTCTGGAAGGAAGGAGCCGAACGCAACAAGCCTTACGACTCCATCTACACAATCGGCATGCGCGGCCAAGCGGATACGCCGATGTCCGAAACGGAGGACATCGGCTTGTTGGAAAAAATCGTGGACGCCCAGAGGGAAATCCTGACCGAAGTTTTCGATGACCGAGATATCTCGGAAGTCCCTCAGGTGTGGGCGCTCTACAAGGAAGTACAAGGGTACTACGAAAGCGGCATGCGAGTGCCAGACGACGTCATACTCCTTTGGTGCGACGACAATTGGGGCAATATTCGCCGACTTCCTACTCCAGAAGAACGTAAGCGCGTTGGCGGAGCTGGCGTGTATTACCATTTCGACTACGTGGGTGGACCACGCTCCTACCGGTGGACCAACGTCACCCAACTCGCCAAGGTTTGGGAGCAGATGAACTTGGCCGACAAGTACGATGCCAATAAGATTTGGCTGACCAACGTGGGAGACCTCAAGCCCCAGGAGTTGCCCATCACCTACTTTCTCGATCTCGCCTGGGATATCGACGATTGGCCGAAGGAGCGCATCCCCGAATACGGGAAGCTTTTTGCCGAAAGCGCCTTCGGACCGGAACATACGGAAGCAATAGCAGAGCTGCTCACCGCCTACACCAGGCACAACGCCCGCCGCAAACCCGAACTGCAAGACGCCACGACCTACAGCCTCCTAAACTACCGCGAAGCAGAACGTATCGAAACTGAACTGGCCCAAATGGTGGCGAAAGCCGAAGCCCTCTACGCAGCGACTCCAGAGGAACGAAAGTCAGCCTTTTTCCAGCTCGTGTACTATCCGGTCAAGGCTTCAGCTGCCATCACTCAGATGTACATCGCGCAAGCCAAGAACCATCTTTACGCAGCCCAAGGCAGGTCGGTCACCAACGAATACGCAAAGCTTACGGAAAAGTATTTCGACTTGAACAAGGAGCTGGAGGATCTTTTCCACGGGGACGCGACCGGTGGCAAATGGAACCACATGATGTCGCAACCACGTATTGGATACACCTACTGGAACAATCCACCTGCCGATATGATGCCCGCGATCATGCTCAACCGTCCTGCAGCCGTCGCTGACATGGGCGTCGCAGTCGAGGGCATGACAGCTGCTTGGCCCGCCGAAGGCAACTACTACGCGCTGCCAGACTTTCATCGCTACGGACAAGACGAACGGCTTATAGAAGTATTCAACAGAGGAACCGTACCTTTCGACTTCCAGGCTACTGCATCGGAGAACTGGATAAAGCTGAGCAAAACCTCCGGAACAATAAAAAACCAGGAACAGGTTAGCGTATCCATTGATTGGAAACAAGTTCCTGAAGGAACGCATCGCGGCAGTATCCTAGTCCGCGGTACCGGTTGGGGAGGTGCTCGCATCGCCGTTACCGCTCACCAACCAAAGTCAAACGACCTAAAGGGCTTCCTAGAGGCGGACGGATACGTATCCATCGACGCGGCGAATTACAGTTCCAAGCGCGATGTAGACGGCTTGTCTTGGGAAGTTATTCCGAACCTCGGCCGCACGAATAGCTCCATTTCCGTTTACCCAATCGGCGATAGAAGTTTCGAGAATCCAGCCGATGCTCCATTTGTTGAATACGACTTAACCTTGTTCAGCAGCGGAACGGTTTCAGTGGAAACGCTCTGGAACCCAACGTGGCCAATCGCTCCAGACCGTGGACTGCGCTTTGCCATAGCCTTCGACGACGAAACACCGCAAATCGTCGACCTTCACGCAGACCGGGCACACAGCCTCTGGCAAGAATCCGTGCGTACAGCCGTTCGGCCTGCCACAACGAGCCACGAGATTGAGACGGCCGGCCACCACACGCTTCGCATCTACATGGTCGACCCGGCTACCACCTTGCAGAAAATCATCGTCAATACGGGCGGTCTCGGCGACAGCTACCTAGGCCCCGAACAGAGCCTGTTGGCACCTTAGCGCGAGACGTATCGCCTTCGATCAGCTTGACTAAATACCGCATCTTCATCCTCTTTCTCGGAGGATGAAGATCGTTGCCAAGAGAGATCTCAAAGCTTCGCCCCAGGAGCTTTGGGCCATCGTCGCTCAACCTGGCAACATGCCCGCTTGGAATCCCAAATGCGTCCGAGCAAGCGAGACGCCCACCATCAACGCTGGCGAGACGTTCACTGCACTCTACGAGATGAAAGGGCAACAGCACGAGGCCGTAGGCGATATTCTCCGAAGCGAAACCAATCGCGAAATCACATTCCGCTACAACCTGAAAGATAGCGCAGGTACGGGTACGATAATCGAAACGCTAAGCTTCGCTCCCAAGACCGATAGCATCACGCGCGTCTCGCACAGTGTCGACTTCAGCAAATCGAACCTCCCCTTTTGGGTTAAGCTACTGATCGGCCTCATCGGCAGGTTTGGGCGCAACGTAGGCGCAGAACCTCTGCAGGGCGTTCAAGACCTGCTGGGCACCGTCAACAAAAGCTAGGTTCTCATCCCTCGGAGCGAATCGACTCCATGGGGGACTGCTTTGCGATGCCAAGACTGTTAAGCATTCCGGTCACAAGGGTCATCACCGCCACGATTCCTACGGTCGCCAAAGTCGCGCCCCAAGGTATGTAAAGCTCGACCTTCAGGGCATACTTGGTGACCGCCCACCCCGAGGCCAGCGATAGACCCACTCCTGCAATGCCGGCTATGATTCCAACCAGAGCATACTCAACTCCCATAATCCCCCGTATTTGCTTTGCGGATGCGCCGATCGTCCTCAACAAAGCGCTTTCCCGAGCCCTCTGGTAACGGCTTGTGATCACAGACGCCATCAAGGCGATCAAACCGGTGACGATCGTGAAAGATGCCATAAAGCGGATCACGAAACTGATCTTGTCGAAAATCTCCCTCAAGCTTTCCAGTACCATGGTCAAGTTTACGGCGGACACGTTTGGGTACTGCTTCACGACCGTGGATTGAAGCGCGACCATCGTTTCCTTGTTTGACGCGTGAGCCGCCGTTACGAAAAATGCGGGGGCTGCCTCCAGCACTCCAGCGGGAAACACCACGAAAAAATTCGGTTTCATCTCTCGCCAATCCACTTTTCGGATACTGGTAACTTCCGTCTCGATTGGCAGCCCCTGCACGTCCCAAACGATACGGTCACCAAGCTTCAGCTTCAGGGCTTCGACCACACGCTGCTCGACCGAAACCGGGATCGGCGAATCGGAATCGAGCGAAGCGGTCGGCGTAAACTCACCGCTGAGCAGTTCCTCGTCGTCTCGGATGTAGTCTCGATAGGTAGATCGGTATTCCCGGCGAGCGGCCCAGCGTTCGATGTCTAAATTTCGGTCATCGATCAGTTCCTCCGCCGTTCTCCCATTCAGGCTTTGCAAGCGCATCGTCACGATCGGAGCCGGGCGGATAGCGTCGACTTGCAATTCTTCGATCACCTTTTCGACCCCCTCCACTTGGTCGGGCTGGATGTCGAACAAAATCACGTTTGGTTGTCCCTCATTGTCCGCCAGCTCTCCTTGCCGCAACATACTCTGCTCGCTGATATAGATCGTGTAAATCAGGAAGGCGCCCATTCCCAAGGTGACCACCAGCATCGTCGTACGGTTGTTGGGCCGGTGCAGATTGGACAAACCTTGGCGCCAAACGTACGGCAGCCCAGCGACACTGATTCGCTTGAGAGCGAAACGCAGCAACCAGCCAATACCTGCCAGCAGCAACATCGCCGCCAGTATGCCACCGAAAAAGCCGGCCGCTTGGGCAAGCGTCTGGGTCTGCGTCACCGTGAACACGGCAGTCAGAACCAGCAGGGCGAACAACACCAGCAAGAATGCTAGGTCTCGCCATGCCCTTCCGCGGGCTTCGACCGAGGCCCGAATCGCTCGCAATGGGGATACGCGACGTAGGGGCAGCAATGGCAAAAAGGCGAACAAGCTGGTGAACAACCAACCGAAGAGAAGGCTCAGAAAGATGCTGTTCCAGGAAAGCTCTACTTGAAGTTCGAGCGGCAAGAAACTCTTCATTAACTCTGGGAGAAACGATTGTATTGAGACCCCTAAGACAGCTCCGCTCACGCAACCGATAAATCCGACCAAGGAAATTTGGATACAATAGATCAACATCGCCTGGCGAGTGCTCGCCCCCAGACAACGCAAAATCGCCACCGAATCTGTTTTGGCTTTGAGGTAAACCTGTACCGCGCCCGCTATGGCGACTCCCCCCAACAAGAGCGCGACAAATCCGACCATGCTCAAGAAGCTGTTCATGCCGTCTAAAGTGCGACCCACCCTGCGACGCTGGTCAGCCACTGTATCCACATCGACATCCATGGCCTCCAACTCATCCTTGAGCCCCTTGAGAACCTCCAAGCTCGGTTCAGCCATTAGCTCGTCGAACTTCTGGTACGCGAAATAGTGGAGCCGACTTCCGTATTGTGACAAGCCAGTCGCTTCGAAAAAGGACATCGGAATGAGGACGCGAGGAGCGAAGGATCCGGTAAACGAACCTTCACCCGGGATGCGGAGCACTTCGCCGATAATCTTGAATTCCTGTTCGCCGATCTTGATCGGATCTCCCACCTTCAGATCGAACTGCAGCATCAAGCTCTCCTCCAGCAAGGCAACCGGCTCCTCGCTATCCGCCACGCGCAGTCCCGCTGGAGTTGTATCCAATTTTCCATACCAAGGAAACGCGCCCTCCATGGCGTGAGCTCTCACGATGCGCGTGTCATCCTTGGTGGGAAAATAGGCCATCGTCGCGAATTTAATTTCCCGAGCGATGGCTTCCGCTGGAACCATGGAAATCAAGGCTTCTGCCTTCTCGCTAAATGGCACGTTCGCATCGTACTCCACGTCAGCCCCAAGGAGGCTGCGCGACTGCCGATCCATCTCGCTTTCCAAGTTCGCGCGGAAGGAGTTGATCGCTACCAGGGCCGCGACTCCAGCGACCACAGCCAGGGCGAAGAGCCCGAGTTGTCTCTTCGCTCGACGCATGTCGCGCCAAGCCATAAGAAAGATCCAAGCTTTAGAGGCCTGCTTCATAACGCTTCCAGTCTTTTGCGCTCACGCTCACCTCTCGACCTCCTGGAGACGACCGCGATCGATTTTCAGCAAACGATCCGTCGTCTTCGCCAACTCGAGGTCGTGGGTCACCAGTACCAAGGTGGTGCCCGCTGTTTTGTTCAAGTCGAAGAGCAAGTCTACGATCGGCAGACTCGTTTCAGAGTCTAGATTGCCCGTCGGCTCGTCTGCGAACAGGATTCGCGGACGGTTTACGAAGGCCCGAGCCAAGGCGACACGTTGCTGCTCGCCTCCCGAAAGCTGGATGGGGTAGTGCGAGGTTCGCTCCTTCAGCCCGACCTTTTCCAGCAACGATTCCGCCCGCTTGCGGGCTCCCCTCTCGCCCCGCAGTTCCAGCGGCACCATCACGTTCTCCAAAGCGGTCAGAGTCGGCATCAGCTGGAAGTTCTGGAAAACGAAGCCAACGCTCTCGTTCCGCACAGCCGCTCTTTCGTCCTCGCTCATTTCAGAGATGTCGCGACCGCACAAGGAAACCGTACCGCTGCTAGGCCGGTCCAGTCCCGCGCAAATCCCCAGCAAGGTCGTCTTGCCGCTGCCGGAAGGCCCAATGATCGAAACGGTTTCGCCCTCTCGCACCTGGAACGAAATATCTTTCAACACCTCCAAGTCTTCGTGCCCGCTATGGTAGGCCTTTTTCACCTCGCTCAGCTCTAACACCGATAGGGATTCGCTAGATTCCGTCATGCGCTCCAACCCAATATTCGTATCTTGTAACATGCAACTGCTTACGCTCTTCTCAACTGATATGAAGCCAACGCGTCTCGCCCTGCATTTGATTGCCGCCTATGCACTGCTCGCCCTTACAAATTTTGCCCATGCCGACTCGACTTCCAAACGCATCCTGTTTTTGGGCGACAGCTTGACGGCTGGCTACGGCATCGATCAACGCGAAGCCTATCCAGCTCTCATAGGAGCGAAACTGAAAGCGTCAGGCCTCGACTACGATGTGAGCCCGGCGGGCCTGAGCGGAGAAACGAGCGCCGGAGGCCTGCGTCGCGTGGGCTGGGTCATGCAAAAACCTGCCGATATCCTGGTGCTTGCCCTCGGAGCCAACGACGGTCTGCGCGGTATCAAGCTCTCGGATACCAAAAAGAACCTGCAGGGGATCATCGACTTCGCGAAAAAGAAGAATCCGGACATTCATATCGTGATCGCCGGAATGCAAATGCCTCCCAATCTCGGGGAGGCCTACACCTCCGAGTTTCGCGAGATGTACCCATCTTTGGCTCACGAGAATGAGGCGACCTTGATCCCATTTCTCTTAGAGGGAGTCGCTGGCGACCCCGAGCTCAACATCGCCGACGGAATCCACCCTAACCCGGCTGGACACGAAATCGTGGCGGAGACGGTGTGGAAAGCCCTTGAGCCGCTGCTGAAATAGAACCTAGCGCTAAACCGAGCGTAGCGACAACCCTCACTTTATCCAGCGTCAGCACTCCAGGTTCGACTATCCATAGTCTCTGGCTTAAGCCCAGCGATACAGTCGGGATGGATCGTTACACTCCCAACTCCTTTAAATCCTTCGCCGACAATCCGCCCATCTTGCAGACCGCCTTGAAATGAGCCTTCTCCACCGGCTGGATTGATAGCCTTTGCCCGCGTTTCACCACCAGCATGTCTTCGAGCTCCGGGGCTTCCTTGAGCTCCTTCAGGGTCACGAGACGCTTGAAAGGCTTGCCGTACTTGAAATCGACCATCAGCCAACGAGGGTTCTCCTTGGTCGACTTGGCATCATAGTAGTTGGATTTTGGATCAAATTGGGTGTGGTCCGGGTACGCCTTCTCGCTGGCAACCGTAGCCAGCCCCACGGCGCCGACATTTGCTCCCGCGTTGGAATGGTAGAAAATCGCGACGTCGCCCTGCCGCATCTCGTCGCGCATAAAGTTGCGAGCTTGGTAGTTGCGAATCCCGTCCCAAGGCTCGGTTTGCCCCTTGCACTTCTCCAAATCATCGAAGCCGAAAACGTCCGGTTCGCTTTTTATGAGCCAAAATTTCTTCGCCATGCCCCATGCCTGCGCGGGACAGAGGCCTGTCTCAAGAACAATTCGTCCAGCCAGCTCAACGAGATCGAAATCGCCCACCCGCTCGCCATCGACAAGCGACGGCAGGAAATCTGCTTTGGCGCGCTGAAACATAGTCTTGATTAGAAGGTCATTCGACGGTGTCCTTCTCAGCTTCCGTTGGGCAAGCCTCAGCGGCTTGGCCTGAATCCCATACAAAATTACCGAAAATCCATATGAGCAGCTGGTCTGAACGCGTCAGAAACGAAGTTGGAAAAGCAATCCTCGGACAGGAAGTCGTTGTCGAACGAATGCTTGTCGCCCTCCTCGCCGACGGGCATGTCCTGTTGGAGGGGATGCCCGGGCTCGCCAAGACGCTCCTCATTAAAAGTCTCGGCACCGCGCTCGGCCTGCAGTTCGAACGAGTCCAGTTCACTCCGGACCTGCTCCCCAGCGACGTGATCGGGACCATGATTTTCCAAGCTCAATCCGGCCAATTCGAGCCGCACAAGGGCCCCATCTTCGCCAACCTGGTGCTGGCCGACGAAATTAACCGCGCCCCTGCCAAGGTACAAAGCGCCCTGCTCGAGGCCATGCAGGAAAAGCAAGTCACCCTCGGCCCCACCTCCCACAAGCTCCCGCGCCCGTTCTTCGTCATGGCCACCCAAAACCCGGTCGAGCAAGAAGGCACCTATCCGCTGCCGGAAGCCCAGCGCGACCGCTTCCTCTTCAAGCTGCTGGTAGACTACCCCAGCCAAGAGGACGAGTTCGAGATGATGCGCCGCTGGGGCCAAGTCACGGAAAAGCCCGAACTCCAGCCGGTCGCCTCCGGCGAGGAGCTGCTCGCCTTGCGCGCCGAAGTGGACGGCGTGCACGTCTCGGAAGACATCCAAGCCTACATTCTCGAGCTCGTGCGGGCCACTCGCGAGATGCCTAAAGCCACCAAGCCCGAAGACCGGCTTCTCTCCTACGGCGCCTCGCCTCGAGCCTCCATCAGCCTCTACCAGGCTAGCCGCGCCCTCGCTTGGCTGCGCGGCATGGACCACGTCTCGCCCGCAGTCGTAAAGGACATATTCTTCGACGCCATGCGCCACCGCGTGGGACTGAGCTACGAAGCGGAAGCCGAGGAAATCACCGCCGACCAAGTGTTGCTGAAAATCCTAGACAAGACCGCCATCCCCAGCCGAGCCGGCATGATCTAAGTTCTTGGATACGATTTAACCATTCGCTCGAGCAATCGCTCCGGCGAAATCCACGCTCCCACCCATGCCAACTCCCGAAGAGAAGCCTAGCTCCCAAGCCAACCTTTCCGCAACCGTCGCCATGTTGCGACGCTTGGAATGGCGGGCTCGTCTCGTGGTGCAGAGCGCCCTCGGCGGAGAATACAAGTCCTCCTTCCGCGGCAAAGGCATGGAGTTCGACCAAGTCGTGAAGTACGAGTTTGGCGACGACGTGCGGGACATCGACTGGAACGTAACCGCCAGACTTGGCGAGGCGTACCGCAAGAAGTTCATCGAAGAACGGGAAATCACCCTCCTACTCCTTTTTGAAGACACTCCCTCGCTGCAATTCGGATCCGGTAGCGTCACCAAGCGCCAAGCTCTGCTGGAGCTCGCGAGCCTTCTCATGCTGCTCAGCGCCGTGAATGGCGACCGAATTTCCCTGCTGCACGCAACTCCCCAGGGGTACACTCTCACCAAATCAGCCACCGGTCGCGGCCGTGTGATGCACACTGCCGCCAATCTGCTCGGGCACCCGGCCCCACCCATTCTCGACGGGCAAGAAGCAAAGATTCCTTGGAAGTACGTGCTCAAAGCGGCTCCGCGACACAGCATCTTCGTCTGGCTCGGCGACTTCCCCGGCCCCTCCCAACCGGATGTCTGGCCCGTTCTACGGCGACAGTACCAGCCGGTCGGATTTCGCATTTCGGATCCATGGGAGCTGGAGCTCCCAAAGTCCGGCAGCCAACCTGTCTACGACCCCACCACTGGCGAGCTCTATACCCTCAACGGTGGATCGAGCGCTCAGAGATCGGCCCATGAAAGCTGGAGCCAACAACGTGACAAGGCCTTCCAAAACCTATTCCCCAAAGACAGCGATCGGCTCAGCCTCACCGCTGGCGATGATGCGCTGGAGGCCGTGACCAACTTTTTCCATCAACGCATGAAACGTTTCGCCCGCGTATGATTGAGCTTTTGGATACAAAGTTTCAACTGGCCAGTCCCTACTGGCTTTTGGCCCTGCTGGTTTTGCCCGTTGTGGCTTGGCTGCGAGGTCGTCGGGCTGTATCCGCCATGATACTACCATTTTCCGGAGCCTGGCGCCGCCCAAGTTTCATTGGAGGCACGAAGCTAGCGACAACGCTCGTATTCCTCTCAGCGGTTGCCATGATTCTCGCTTTGGCCCGCCCCCAATCCGTGGCCACGGAACGCCATTCCAAGAGCCGCGGCTACGACATCATACTCGCAGTAGACCTTTCTGGATCCATGGAAGCGGAGGACTACTTCGTAAACCGCAAGCGCTCCAATCGCCTCCAAGCCGTCAAGCCCGTGCTCAGCGCCTTTATCAATCGTCGCGAAAACGACCGCATCGGTCTCATCGCCTTCGCCGGACGGGCCTACACCGCAGCGCCTTTGACCTTCGACCACAAATGGCTAGCCCGCCAAACGGAGCGGCTGCAGATCGGATTGATCGAGGACGGGACAGCCATCGGTGACGCGCTCGCCGTCGCCACCTCTCGCCTTCTGGAAGGGGCCAAAGAGCGCGCCGGCGAGCGAGAGGGCGCTTTTATCGTACTCCTCACCGACGGAGAAAACACTGCGGGAATGATGGAACCCATGGAGGGCGCTACCCTAGCCAAAGAGGCAGGCATTCGCGTCTACACAATCGCAGCGGGAAAAAATGGATACGTTCCCTTTCCTCGCCGCAACGAGCGTGGCGAACGCATCGGCACAACACAGCAGCTCCTCCGCGTCGACACCGAAACGCTGAAGAAGATTTCCGACTTTACCAGCGGCGAATTTTTCCGTGCCGAAGATTCGGATACAATCGATCAAGCGTTTCAGAAGATCGATGAATCAAGCACCATAGAATTCGAAGTGAGGCAGTATTCAACCATTACCGAGCTTTTTCCTTATCCGCTCTATGCAGCGGCAGCATTTGCCCTGCTGGGCCTCGTTGCCGGAGCGAATAAATTCAGGGAGGCCCTCGCATGAGTATCGATTGGGCACATGAAGAATACCTTTGGGGGCTCGCTTTTCCGATCCTCCTGCTGGCATGGAATTTGTTCCACCGCAGTCGGGCCTCTGCACGACGGAAGGGCGCCCAAGCCCAATGGGCGACCGCCGGTTTCGGCGGCATCAAGCAAGCGAGCCGAACCCGAGCTCGGCCGCCCAAGATCATGCTTTGCGCTTCTCTCGCGCTTCTCGTCGTATCCGTTGCGCAACCACGCTGGGGAACTGAGGAACAGCTTACCTTCGAACGCAGTCGCGAGGTCATTATCGCAATCGACCTATCGAAGAGCATGCTGGCGAATGACATTAAACCGAACCGCCTCGAACGCGCGAAACTCGTGGTGGAAGGAATGCTGGATACCTTGGAAGGCGAGAGCGTGGGCTTGATCGTATTCGCCGGGACCGCCTTTCTGCAAAGCCCCATGAGTCCCGACTATCAGATCCTGCGTGGCTTTCTCGACGACATAAACCCGAGCTTCATTCCGCAAGGCGGCACCAATTACACGGCGATGATGGAGACTGCGTTGGACTCGTTCGAGCAATCTGATGGTATGGCTGACCGCTTCCTTATTATCATCAGCGACGGCGAAAGCTTGGATTCCGGTTGGGAATCGAGAGCCCAAATGCTGAAGGAGCAAAACGTCCGTACTATCTGTCTCGGTTTCGGCACCAAAGAAGGTAGCCTCATTCCCGATGGATCCGGTGGCTACCTCAAGGATCCCCAAGGCGCCGTAGTGCTCAGCAAGCTCGAACCAGGAACCCTCACGCAAATTGCCCGCATCACGGGAGGGATCTACCGCGAAGCCAGCGTTTGGGTCGACCTCGCCCAAGTCGTCGAAGAAACTGTGGAAAAAGGCAAAGCGGCCCTCAAGGAACGAGAGCGGGAAGACGCAATGATCGAGCGCTTCCACTACTTCCTAGCCCCTGGCTTACTCCTCTTGTTGCTTTCAATTTATTGGGAGTTTCCCACCTTGCCGAAAGCTCGGACCATCAAACGAAAGGAGGCGACCGCATGAAACCTCGCATTATCGTTTCAACGACGACTCTGTTCGTTAGCTCAACCCTGTTTGGCGTCACCAGCTCGACTCCAGATTCCGAATACGAAAGCGGAGCTCCTGCGCGGCGTCCATCTCCCCCT
Coding sequences within:
- a CDS encoding VWA domain-containing protein codes for the protein MIELLDTKFQLASPYWLLALLVLPVVAWLRGRRAVSAMILPFSGAWRRPSFIGGTKLATTLVFLSAVAMILALARPQSVATERHSKSRGYDIILAVDLSGSMEAEDYFVNRKRSNRLQAVKPVLSAFINRRENDRIGLIAFAGRAYTAAPLTFDHKWLARQTERLQIGLIEDGTAIGDALAVATSRLLEGAKERAGEREGAFIVLLTDGENTAGMMEPMEGATLAKEAGIRVYTIAAGKNGYVPFPRRNERGERIGTTQQLLRVDTETLKKISDFTSGEFFRAEDSDTIDQAFQKIDESSTIEFEVRQYSTITELFPYPLYAAAAFALLGLVAGANKFREALA
- a CDS encoding vWA domain-containing protein gives rise to the protein MSIDWAHEEYLWGLAFPILLLAWNLFHRSRASARRKGAQAQWATAGFGGIKQASRTRARPPKIMLCASLALLVVSVAQPRWGTEEQLTFERSREVIIAIDLSKSMLANDIKPNRLERAKLVVEGMLDTLEGESVGLIVFAGTAFLQSPMSPDYQILRGFLDDINPSFIPQGGTNYTAMMETALDSFEQSDGMADRFLIIISDGESLDSGWESRAQMLKEQNVRTICLGFGTKEGSLIPDGSGGYLKDPQGAVVLSKLEPGTLTQIARITGGIYREASVWVDLAQVVEETVEKGKAALKEREREDAMIERFHYFLAPGLLLLLLSIYWEFPTLPKARTIKRKEATA